The following proteins are co-located in the Microcebus murinus isolate Inina chromosome 21, M.murinus_Inina_mat1.0, whole genome shotgun sequence genome:
- the C21H5orf47 gene encoding uncharacterized protein C5orf47 homolog, with amino-acid sequence MAAAGREQGQDPARFVYVTRFGSHQCGGVLELGGHRAKGRWCPGFGARSSQEEPQEAAAVAAGVPGAGELPPGSRAGVPAAPGAAAAASTSSRRRASRARSGRAQAARAGLIQKDAAKKFDFPIPVSEASKIMKKKKKVSVWKRVYKIISRMLEENEKYRLRLKCQRLSSEGSNYTR; translated from the exons ATGGCGGCGGCGGGCCGGGAGCAGGGGCAAGACCCGGCGCGCTTCGTCTACGTGACCCGCTTCGGCTCACACCAGTGTGGCGGCGTTTTGGAGCTGGGCGGCCACCGGGCTAAGGGCCGTTGGTGCCCAGGCTTCGGAGCCCGCAGCAGCCAGGAGGAGCCGCAGGAAgcagcggcggtggcggcgggagTCCCGGGCGCCGGCGAGCTGCCCCCCGGCTCCCGGGCTGGGGTCCCTGCAGCCCCCGGCGCGGCGGCTGCGGCCTCCACCTCCTCCCGGCGGCGGGCGTCGAGGGCGCGGAGCGGCCGCGCGCAGGCGGCGCGTGCAG gtttaaTCCAGAAGGATGCAGCTAAAAAGTTTGATTTTCCCATACCAGTGAGTGAAGCttccaaaataatgaaaaaaaagaaaaag GTTTCTGTATGGAAGAGAGTATACAAAATCATTTCTAGAAtgcttgaagaaaatgaaaaatatagactCAGGCTGAAATGCCAAAGATTATCCAGTGAAG GCTCCAATTATACAAGATGA